From Rhizobium favelukesii, the proteins below share one genomic window:
- a CDS encoding DUF2336 domain-containing protein produces MRDRFRDLEAPSASRKKDVVLMATVSSFEGLQPPTRSELRQFAELFTPLFQASSDEARRQAVAALSQCAHIPPAVALFVGSQPIDIAAPFLTSSPAIDDETLITIARTQGSAHMKAIVSRNALSPRVIDALVGLRQAEQRLAAPVEVEAPSIVPPEPPAPTSLEDAEAAARRANEEEMRNRIRELARHVSRPDGDRLGLRNLSPIQGALLVRFARNREAVLFAKALADGLSASRWLAERIMLDISGQQLATTLISLGMDFLEAVFVLERLYPHLAEPQHSVTRAWMVLDGLDPEECSARVEAWRRADTYTYLPEETETAHPAHEVPPARDRRIIGRTR; encoded by the coding sequence GTGCGTGACCGGTTCCGAGACCTAGAGGCCCCATCCGCCAGCCGGAAGAAGGACGTGGTTCTCATGGCGACTGTCAGCAGCTTCGAGGGATTGCAACCGCCGACCCGCTCCGAACTGCGCCAATTCGCCGAACTCTTCACGCCGCTGTTTCAGGCATCCTCCGATGAGGCAAGGCGACAGGCCGTGGCTGCTCTTTCCCAATGCGCGCATATTCCGCCGGCCGTTGCGCTTTTCGTCGGCAGCCAGCCGATCGACATTGCGGCACCCTTCCTCACCTCCTCGCCGGCGATCGACGACGAAACCCTGATCACGATCGCGCGCACGCAGGGTAGCGCGCACATGAAGGCGATCGTCAGCCGGAATGCCCTTTCGCCGCGGGTCATCGACGCTCTGGTCGGTCTGCGTCAGGCCGAACAGCGGCTGGCGGCACCGGTCGAGGTCGAGGCGCCCAGTATCGTGCCACCCGAACCACCGGCTCCCACGTCCCTCGAGGACGCGGAAGCTGCCGCACGCCGCGCCAACGAAGAAGAAATGCGCAACAGGATCCGGGAACTGGCGCGTCACGTCAGCCGTCCGGACGGCGATCGCCTGGGGCTCAGGAACCTGTCGCCGATCCAGGGCGCACTGCTCGTCCGCTTCGCCCGCAACCGCGAGGCAGTGCTCTTTGCCAAGGCGCTTGCCGATGGGCTTTCCGCAAGCCGCTGGCTGGCCGAGCGCATCATGCTCGATATCTCAGGACAGCAGCTGGCGACCACTCTCATCAGTCTCGGCATGGATTTCCTCGAGGCCGTCTTCGTGCTCGAAAGGCTCTATCCTCACCTCGCGGAACCGCAGCACAGCGTTACGCGCGCTTGGATGGTGCTGGACGGGCTCGATCCGGAAGAGTGCAGTGCCCGCGTCGAAGCCTGGCGCCGCGCGGACACCTACACCTACCTGCCCGAGGAAACAGAAACGGCCCACCCCGCCCACGAGGTGCCGCCGGCCCGAGACAGGCGCATCATCGGCCGCACACGCTGA
- a CDS encoding DUF1254 domain-containing protein yields the protein MLRVLFAILAGLFGAALLHLVIILSLPHFTGRDAATRVAAEGDLDKFYLLGATDDAAGLSNDDPFVRTAVCAFDIEESPVRLTAKGNVPFWSIALYDEASNEVFSMNDRTSVGGALDVLIGTPIQLTELRKALPPDLQKTILVESTRSQGYAVLRTLAPQASFDAAARNFLAEAGCDEYAGSSN from the coding sequence ATGCTTAGGGTCCTGTTTGCCATTCTTGCGGGACTTTTCGGGGCGGCGCTGCTGCATCTCGTCATCATCCTGTCGCTGCCGCACTTTACCGGCAGGGATGCCGCGACCCGCGTCGCTGCCGAGGGCGATCTCGACAAGTTCTACCTGCTGGGTGCTACCGATGACGCGGCCGGGCTTTCCAACGACGATCCCTTTGTCCGCACCGCGGTCTGCGCGTTCGATATCGAGGAAAGTCCGGTCCGCCTGACCGCCAAGGGCAATGTGCCATTCTGGTCGATCGCACTCTATGACGAGGCATCGAACGAGGTCTTCAGCATGAATGACAGGACGTCAGTCGGAGGCGCGCTCGATGTTCTGATCGGAACGCCGATCCAGCTGACGGAGCTTCGCAAGGCTTTGCCGCCGGATCTGCAGAAGACCATTCTCGTGGAAAGCACGCGTTCGCAGGGCTATGCGGTGCTGAGGACATTGGCGCCCCAGGCGAGCTTTGACGCGGCCGCAAGGAACTTTCTCGCGGAGGCCGGCTGCGACGAGTATGCCGGCTCCTCGAACTGA
- a CDS encoding DUF1214 domain-containing protein: MFRFPLFIAMTLIIAFGGGIMISLYALDATAGFGAIKLGAWEAFPELQTESADPYAKSHRARAGRLLYGNAEGLMFTAKVDDAGDRLNAGCSYRITGQTPPARIWTLFTADNSGNPASLRPGLPGAMNSWTVLRQADSSFSIEIAAHARPGNWLALPAAGTFQLVLTLFDTPTAGSSGVIDLSMPKLQKTGCGNA; encoded by the coding sequence GTGTTTCGGTTTCCTCTCTTCATAGCGATGACTCTGATTATCGCCTTTGGCGGCGGGATCATGATTTCGCTCTACGCGCTGGATGCAACGGCTGGCTTCGGCGCGATCAAGCTCGGCGCTTGGGAAGCCTTCCCCGAACTGCAAACGGAAAGCGCCGACCCCTATGCGAAATCGCATAGAGCGCGGGCCGGGCGCCTGCTCTATGGAAATGCCGAAGGCCTGATGTTCACCGCCAAGGTCGACGATGCGGGCGATCGGCTGAATGCCGGCTGCAGCTACCGCATCACAGGGCAGACGCCGCCTGCCCGCATCTGGACCCTGTTTACCGCAGACAATAGCGGCAACCCGGCCTCGCTGCGGCCAGGACTTCCCGGTGCGATGAATTCCTGGACGGTGCTGCGGCAGGCCGACAGCAGCTTCTCGATCGAGATTGCAGCGCACGCCCGGCCCGGAAATTGGCTGGCACTGCCGGCGGCGGGCACGTTCCAGCTCGTTCTGACCCTGTTCGATACCCCGACGGCGGGCAGTTCCGGCGTCATCGACCTTTCCATGCCGAAGCTCCAGAAAACCGGATGCGGCAATGCTTAG
- a CDS encoding SRPBCC family protein — MPNTIRLHRVLAASPEKVYRAFLEPDALAKWLPPNGFACTVHHLEPTVGGTHKMSFRNFTTGKSHAFGGNYLELVPGEKLRYTDKFDDPNLPGEMEVTVTLKKVSVGTELDVVQAGVPDVIPPEACYLGWQESLRNLARLVEPEINE, encoded by the coding sequence ATGCCCAACACGATACGTCTTCACCGCGTCCTGGCGGCCAGTCCTGAGAAAGTCTATCGCGCATTCCTCGAGCCGGATGCACTGGCGAAATGGCTTCCGCCAAATGGGTTTGCCTGCACAGTGCACCATTTGGAGCCAACCGTCGGCGGAACACACAAGATGTCCTTCCGGAATTTCACGACCGGAAAAAGTCATGCCTTCGGTGGCAACTATCTTGAACTGGTGCCAGGCGAGAAGCTTCGTTACACGGACAAATTCGACGACCCCAACTTGCCTGGTGAAATGGAGGTTACAGTGACGTTGAAGAAGGTCTCGGTCGGCACCGAACTCGATGTCGTCCAGGCGGGAGTACCGGACGTTATTCCCCCGGAGGCATGCTATCTCGGCTGGCAGGAATCGCTTCGCAATCTGGCAAGGCTCGTCGAGCCGGAAATCAACGAATGA
- a CDS encoding transglycosylase domain-containing protein, which produces MTDPDNPEKRPRKQRHLLLKIDSWIDSTIWNAGFRSAEIWEDITIFFRRFRVRGWKRIVFELGGEGLTLGAVAAVLMLTLAQPAFEATKEDWRNRGDYAVTFLDRYGNVIGHRGVIHQNSVPIDELPDALIKSVLATEDRRFFDHFGIDVIGLFRAVVTNAQAGEVVQGGSTLTQQLAKNLFLSNERSIDRKITEAFLALWLEANLSKKEILSTYLDRAYMGGGTFGAAAAAQFYFGKSITDVNLAESAMLAGLFKAPAKYAPHVNLPAARGRANEVLTNLVQSGLMTEGQVIAARRNPATVVDRNQVESPDFFLDWAFDEVMRLSPRFHQHSLVVRTTIDMGLQSAAEDSVETSLREYGESYHAKQGAMVVLENGGAVRAMVGGRDYGESQFNRATKALRQPGSSFKVYTYSVAMESGMTPDTIVVDAPIYWGNWSPHNYANKYAGRVTIATAIAQSINTIPVRLAKEKLGIQPIRAMAKNLGVESPVRDDVTIPIGTSEVTVLDQATAYAVFPAGGYQSRRHGITQVLDYGGDVLYDFDRDEPPAKRVLSEKADTYMNQMLSRVPYVGTARKAALDNGILTAGKTGTTQAYRDAWFIGYTGNYTAAVWFGNDDYTSTNKMTGGSLPAMTFKRAMDYAHQGITLRQIPGTQPLPPDKTVKTVAAEPEEGSPPPLVRPRMLSVDSTRILKDIGQALKAAPPLTAQKVASAD; this is translated from the coding sequence GTGACGGATCCGGACAATCCAGAAAAACGGCCGCGCAAGCAACGCCACCTGTTGCTGAAGATCGACTCGTGGATCGATTCGACCATCTGGAACGCCGGTTTTCGCTCGGCCGAAATCTGGGAAGACATCACCATCTTCTTTCGCCGCTTCCGCGTCCGCGGTTGGAAGCGCATCGTCTTTGAACTCGGCGGGGAAGGCCTGACGCTCGGCGCTGTCGCCGCCGTCCTGATGCTAACCCTTGCCCAGCCTGCCTTCGAGGCTACCAAGGAAGATTGGCGCAATCGCGGCGACTACGCCGTCACCTTCCTCGACCGCTACGGCAACGTCATCGGCCATCGCGGCGTCATCCACCAGAATTCCGTCCCGATCGATGAGCTGCCTGATGCACTGATCAAATCGGTGCTGGCAACCGAAGACCGCCGCTTCTTCGACCACTTCGGCATCGACGTCATCGGCCTCTTCCGCGCGGTGGTCACCAACGCCCAGGCCGGCGAAGTCGTGCAGGGCGGCTCGACGCTGACGCAGCAGCTCGCCAAGAACCTGTTCCTCTCCAACGAACGGTCGATCGATCGAAAGATCACGGAAGCCTTCCTGGCCTTGTGGCTCGAAGCCAACCTCTCCAAGAAGGAAATTCTCTCCACCTACCTGGACCGCGCCTATATGGGCGGCGGCACGTTTGGTGCTGCTGCGGCGGCACAGTTCTATTTCGGCAAGAGCATCACCGATGTCAATCTGGCCGAATCCGCGATGCTTGCCGGCCTGTTCAAGGCGCCGGCGAAATATGCGCCGCACGTCAACCTGCCGGCGGCGCGCGGTCGCGCCAACGAGGTGTTGACCAATCTCGTCCAAAGCGGCCTGATGACCGAGGGCCAGGTGATCGCCGCCCGGCGCAATCCGGCGACGGTCGTCGACCGCAACCAGGTAGAATCGCCCGATTTCTTCCTCGACTGGGCCTTTGATGAGGTGATGCGGTTGTCGCCACGCTTCCATCAGCATTCGCTCGTCGTCCGGACCACGATCGACATGGGCCTGCAGAGTGCGGCCGAAGATTCCGTCGAAACGTCGTTGCGCGAGTATGGCGAGAGCTATCACGCCAAGCAGGGCGCGATGGTCGTGCTCGAAAACGGCGGTGCGGTGCGCGCCATGGTCGGCGGCCGGGACTATGGCGAAAGCCAGTTCAACCGCGCCACCAAGGCGCTGCGCCAGCCGGGCTCGTCCTTCAAGGTCTACACCTATTCGGTGGCGATGGAGAGCGGCATGACGCCCGACACCATCGTCGTCGACGCGCCGATCTACTGGGGCAACTGGAGCCCGCATAACTACGCCAACAAATATGCCGGCCGTGTCACCATCGCGACCGCCATTGCCCAGTCGATCAACACCATCCCGGTGCGCCTCGCCAAGGAGAAGCTAGGCATCCAGCCGATCCGCGCGATGGCGAAGAATCTCGGGGTCGAATCGCCGGTGCGCGACGACGTGACGATCCCGATCGGCACCTCAGAAGTGACCGTGCTCGACCAGGCGACCGCCTACGCCGTCTTCCCGGCGGGCGGCTACCAGTCGCGCCGTCACGGCATCACGCAGGTTCTGGATTACGGGGGTGACGTCCTCTACGACTTCGACCGTGACGAGCCGCCCGCCAAGCGGGTGCTCTCCGAGAAGGCCGATACCTATATGAACCAGATGCTGTCGCGCGTCCCCTATGTCGGCACTGCGCGCAAGGCAGCCCTCGACAACGGCATCCTGACGGCCGGCAAGACGGGCACGACGCAGGCCTATCGTGACGCCTGGTTCATTGGCTACACCGGCAACTACACCGCCGCCGTCTGGTTCGGCAATGACGACTACACCTCGACCAACAAGATGACCGGCGGCTCGCTGCCGGCCATGACCTTCAAGCGCGCGATGGACTATGCCCACCAGGGCATCACCCTCCGGCAAATCCCCGGCACACAGCCGCTGCCGCCTGATAAGACGGTCAAGACCGTTGCCGCCGAGCCCGAGGAAGGCAGCCCGCCTCCCCTCGTTCGCCCGCGGATGCTCTCGGTCGATTCGACGCGTATTCTTAAGGACATTGGACAGGCGCTGAAGGCGGCCCCACCGCTTACGGCGCAAAAGGTGGCGAGCGCCGACTGA
- a CDS encoding YcgN family cysteine cluster protein, which produces MEKIPFWKTKTLAEMTTTEWESLCDGCGLCCLNKLEEWDSGDIYFTSIRCKLLDNESCRCASYENRWDFVPDCVQLTKQNVDEIAWLPPTCGYRLINEGRDLYWWHPLVSGDPETVHAAGISARGRTISETEVDVDDFEDYVVDWPLTVGDEARAKQPETAK; this is translated from the coding sequence ATGGAAAAAATACCCTTCTGGAAGACGAAGACGCTCGCCGAGATGACGACAACGGAATGGGAGAGCCTGTGCGACGGCTGCGGCCTGTGTTGTCTCAACAAGCTCGAGGAGTGGGATAGCGGCGACATCTACTTCACGTCGATCCGCTGCAAGCTGCTCGACAATGAGAGTTGTCGCTGTGCCAGCTACGAAAACCGCTGGGACTTTGTGCCCGATTGCGTTCAGCTCACCAAGCAGAATGTCGACGAGATCGCCTGGCTGCCGCCGACCTGTGGCTACCGATTGATCAACGAGGGACGCGATCTCTACTGGTGGCATCCGCTGGTCTCCGGCGATCCCGAGACGGTGCACGCGGCCGGCATTTCGGCGCGCGGCCGCACGATCAGCGAAACCGAAGTCGATGTCGACGACTTCGAGGATTACGTGGTTGATTGGCCGCTCACGGTTGGCGACGAAGCGCGTGCCAAGCAGCCGGAGACGGCTAAGTAG
- a CDS encoding TetR/AcrR family transcriptional regulator, translating to MPRPRTLSDEQLLDMVLELVHAEGPDAASFGAVSKISGLSGSTLVQRFGTKAAMLRACLLRAWDRLDMETARLIQSVPTTYEGAIDLLVGLSKDYGDDVASYAEGLLLLREDLRDRALRARGAAWGRTLADALDQCLHAQGKKPLGRLMLSQWQGCLLWWGFEPQGSIEAYVRGELKQFLETTGQSGTT from the coding sequence ATGCCGCGCCCACGCACGCTTTCGGACGAACAGCTTCTCGACATGGTGCTGGAGCTCGTGCATGCGGAAGGCCCGGATGCCGCAAGCTTCGGAGCGGTATCGAAGATCAGCGGCCTTTCCGGCTCGACGCTCGTGCAGCGTTTCGGCACCAAGGCGGCAATGCTGCGAGCCTGCCTACTGCGCGCCTGGGACCGGCTGGACATGGAAACGGCCCGACTGATCCAATCCGTTCCAACGACGTACGAGGGGGCCATAGACCTGCTCGTCGGCCTTTCGAAGGACTATGGCGACGATGTCGCCTCCTATGCGGAGGGATTGCTGCTCCTGAGGGAAGATCTGCGAGATCGGGCCTTGCGTGCTCGCGGTGCGGCCTGGGGCAGGACGCTCGCCGACGCGCTCGACCAGTGCCTTCACGCCCAAGGCAAGAAGCCTCTTGGAAGGCTGATGCTCTCGCAGTGGCAGGGCTGCCTGCTCTGGTGGGGCTTCGAGCCGCAAGGCTCGATCGAAGCCTATGTTCGCGGCGAGCTAAAGCAATTCCTTGAGACGACCGGTCAGTCCGGGACTACTTAG
- a CDS encoding chitinase, whose amino-acid sequence MVIHIDRPFFFDTVRGALFKGALNQPQVEGMTAILDFWEDRMPDTDPRWLAYIMATAYHETAYTMQPVRETLAATDARAIEILENAYAGGKLSWVKTPYWRPDEDGKSWLGRGLVQLKRNYEAMSRLTGIDLVAEPDRAMEMDAAVSILIEGMVQGSFATHKLADHLNETTDDWINARRIVNGTDRAEKLAGYGKSFLAAIRREQPKGRLARLKAWLVRAIARVFGYTLTGVSA is encoded by the coding sequence ATGGTTATCCACATCGACAGGCCCTTCTTCTTCGACACGGTGCGGGGTGCGCTCTTCAAGGGTGCTCTGAATCAGCCGCAGGTGGAGGGCATGACGGCGATCCTCGACTTCTGGGAGGACCGGATGCCCGACACAGATCCGCGCTGGCTCGCCTACATCATGGCGACCGCCTATCACGAGACGGCCTACACGATGCAGCCGGTGCGCGAGACGCTGGCGGCGACCGACGCCCGGGCGATCGAGATCCTGGAAAACGCTTATGCAGGCGGCAAGCTCTCCTGGGTGAAGACGCCCTACTGGCGGCCGGACGAGGACGGCAAGAGCTGGCTCGGCCGCGGCCTGGTGCAGCTCAAGCGCAATTACGAGGCCATGAGCCGGCTGACCGGCATCGATCTCGTGGCCGAACCCGACCGGGCGATGGAGATGGACGCTGCCGTTTCGATCCTGATCGAAGGCATGGTGCAGGGCTCCTTTGCCACTCACAAGCTCGCCGACCATCTGAACGAGACGACGGACGACTGGATCAATGCGCGCCGCATCGTCAACGGCACAGACCGGGCGGAGAAGCTCGCCGGCTACGGCAAGAGCTTTCTTGCGGCGATCCGCCGCGAGCAGCCGAAGGGCCGGCTTGCGCGGTTGAAGGCCTGGCTCGTGCGTGCTATCGCGCGGGTCTTCGGCTACACCCTGACAGGAGTTTCCGCGTGA
- a CDS encoding Dabb family protein, with protein MIRHIVFFTAPAENLDEVRAGLSILTAIPHARLLEIGTNVKTDQLGTDVDLVVYGEFDDEAALAAYKAHPDYQRSIDLVRPIREMRMAADYESDAAVKQPLG; from the coding sequence GTGATCCGCCACATCGTCTTCTTCACAGCGCCTGCGGAAAATCTGGATGAAGTGCGCGCCGGCCTGTCGATCCTGACGGCCATCCCGCACGCCCGCCTGCTGGAGATCGGCACCAACGTCAAGACCGACCAGCTCGGAACCGACGTCGACCTCGTGGTCTACGGCGAATTCGACGACGAGGCGGCACTCGCCGCCTACAAGGCACATCCCGACTACCAGCGCTCCATCGACCTCGTGCGCCCGATCCGCGAAATGCGGATGGCGGCGGACTATGAGAGCGACGCGGCCGTGAAGCAGCCGCTGGGGTGA
- a CDS encoding GFA family protein, with the protein MDRFTGGCLCGSVRIVASGRPYRVGLCHCLDCRKHHGALFHASAIFPQDAVTIDGETRDYAGRFFCPSCGSPLFGRTGDEIEVNLGSLDAPDQLRPTYELWTVRRESWLPPFPLTRRYDRDRDTTGRFEE; encoded by the coding sequence ATGGACCGGTTCACTGGCGGCTGCCTGTGCGGCAGCGTCCGAATTGTGGCGTCGGGACGACCATACCGGGTCGGCCTTTGTCACTGTCTCGACTGCCGCAAGCATCATGGGGCCCTTTTTCACGCTTCCGCGATATTTCCTCAGGATGCGGTGACGATCGACGGCGAAACCCGTGACTACGCCGGGCGGTTCTTCTGCCCCAGCTGCGGCTCGCCCCTCTTCGGACGCACTGGAGACGAGATCGAAGTGAACCTGGGGTCTCTGGATGCTCCCGACCAATTGAGGCCAACCTACGAACTCTGGACCGTCCGTCGCGAGTCCTGGCTGCCGCCGTTTCCGCTGACGAGACGATACGACCGCGATCGGGACACCACGGGTCGCTTCGAGGAATAG
- a CDS encoding MFS transporter: MPRSIPLRSAQTVAVLAVTQLIGWGTSFDMLGVMGRVIAPDLGLPNEVVFGGLSIMMIVSAFAGPATGRLLNRHGAAQLLAAASITFTIGLLLLAAAQGIILYVLAWIAIGAGGAFGLSAPAYTAVVERAGPDSKRAIAILMLFTGLSSAIFWPILTLLNETVGWRITFLICAALQFFVCLPLHLFALPKPIAFAADGNAAQQTPVPRSPEGQRKAFLLIAAATTISTFITFGVSPSLLEIVRQSGASPALALQLGSARGVIGISARFLDMLLGRRGNPILSAAMGVTLMVSSFLLMLAMAPSTPLLISFILLYGFGSGVMTVARALLPLALFSPREYGLQSARLSLPQNLANAIAPVVFTAILDRAGAGTAIATCAMLAVMSLGFVLMLAAQVKAATRLCGQT; encoded by the coding sequence ATGCCTCGATCCATCCCCCTGCGCTCGGCGCAGACGGTCGCCGTCCTTGCCGTCACGCAGCTGATTGGCTGGGGCACCAGCTTCGATATGCTCGGCGTCATGGGTCGCGTCATCGCGCCCGACCTCGGCTTGCCGAACGAGGTGGTCTTCGGCGGGCTGAGCATCATGATGATCGTCAGCGCCTTTGCCGGCCCTGCAACGGGGCGCCTGCTGAACCGACATGGAGCCGCACAGCTGCTGGCCGCCGCTTCGATCACCTTCACAATCGGCCTGCTGCTGTTAGCCGCCGCGCAGGGTATCATCCTCTATGTGCTTGCCTGGATCGCCATCGGCGCCGGTGGTGCCTTCGGTCTCTCCGCCCCGGCCTATACCGCCGTCGTCGAGCGCGCCGGACCTGACAGCAAACGCGCGATCGCCATCCTCATGCTGTTCACCGGCCTTTCGAGCGCAATCTTCTGGCCGATCCTCACCCTGCTCAACGAGACCGTCGGCTGGCGCATCACTTTTCTGATCTGCGCTGCGCTGCAGTTTTTCGTATGCCTGCCGCTGCATCTTTTCGCCCTGCCGAAACCGATCGCCTTTGCCGCGGACGGCAACGCCGCACAGCAAACGCCGGTACCGCGCTCCCCCGAGGGACAACGCAAGGCGTTCCTGCTGATTGCCGCGGCAACGACGATCTCGACCTTCATCACCTTCGGCGTGTCGCCATCGCTGCTCGAAATCGTCCGCCAGTCCGGCGCCTCGCCGGCGCTGGCGCTGCAGCTCGGTTCGGCACGCGGTGTCATCGGCATTTCCGCTCGCTTCCTGGACATGCTGCTCGGCCGCCGTGGCAACCCTATTCTCAGCGCCGCAATGGGCGTGACCCTGATGGTATCAAGCTTTTTGCTGATGCTCGCAATGGCGCCCTCGACGCCGCTGTTGATCAGCTTCATCCTGCTCTACGGCTTCGGCTCCGGTGTGATGACAGTCGCCCGCGCACTGCTGCCGCTCGCCCTGTTCTCGCCACGCGAATACGGACTGCAATCCGCCCGGCTGTCGCTGCCGCAAAATCTCGCCAACGCCATCGCACCGGTCGTTTTCACGGCGATCCTCGACCGCGCGGGCGCTGGAACCGCAATCGCGACCTGTGCCATGCTTGCCGTCATGTCGCTCGGCTTCGTCCTGATGCTGGCGGCGCAGGTCAAGGCCGCGACTAGGCTGTGCGGACAGACTTAA
- a CDS encoding response regulator transcription factor gives MRILVVEDDVNLNRQLSDTLKEAGYVVDQAFDGEEGHFLGDTEPYDAIILDIGLPELDGVTVLEKWRGAGRGMPVLILTARDRWSDKVAGIDAGADDYVTKPFHVEEVLARIRALIRRAAGHSSSEIICGPVRLDTKSSKATVNGVALKLTSHEYRLLSYLMHHMGEVVSRTELVEHMYDQDFDRDSNTIEVFVGRLRKKMGVDLIETVRGLGYRIQAPNNAN, from the coding sequence ATGCGCATTCTGGTAGTCGAAGATGACGTCAACCTGAACCGGCAGCTCAGCGATACCCTCAAGGAAGCAGGCTACGTCGTCGATCAGGCTTTTGACGGCGAGGAAGGGCATTTCCTTGGCGATACCGAGCCCTATGATGCCATCATCCTCGATATCGGCCTGCCCGAACTGGATGGCGTGACGGTTCTCGAGAAGTGGCGCGGCGCCGGTCGCGGCATGCCGGTGCTGATCCTCACGGCTCGCGACCGCTGGAGCGACAAGGTCGCCGGTATCGATGCCGGCGCCGACGACTATGTCACCAAGCCTTTCCACGTCGAGGAAGTCCTGGCGCGTATCCGCGCGCTGATCCGCCGGGCGGCGGGGCACTCTTCGTCCGAGATCATCTGCGGCCCGGTGCGGCTCGATACCAAGAGCTCGAAGGCCACGGTCAACGGCGTGGCGCTGAAGCTGACCTCGCATGAATACCGGCTGCTTTCCTATCTCATGCATCACATGGGCGAAGTGGTTTCGCGCACCGAACTGGTCGAGCATATGTACGATCAGGATTTCGACCGCGATTCCAACACGATCGAGGTTTTCGTCGGGCGCCTTCGCAAAAAGATGGGTGTCGATCTGATCGAAACGGTGCGCGGGCTTGGCTACCGCATCCAAGCGCCCAACAATGCGAATTAA